Sequence from the Parvicella tangerina genome:
ATCCAGGACCTAACTTGAAAGGAGTTGACTTCAACTAGACTTATATCGAACTCGTTCTGAATAAACTGCTCAAATTGCTCAAGGTCATTACGATATGCCGTAACGGTAAGTGGCGAATAGTTTTTCTCATAACTCAAGTATTCTAAAAAATTTTCACGCATAAAAAAAGGGAACTAGACTAATTCTAATTCCCTTAACGCTTTCTTCAAAAGAAGGTTTCTAATTTAAGCCTCTTCCTCTCTCTTTTTCTGAATGTACTTTGCCTTAATCACCTCAGCTCTTCTTTTTACAGAAGGTTTTGTAAACTGCTGACGCGAACGAAGTTCTCTGATCACCTTCGTTCTATCGTATTTTTTCTTGTACTTCTTTAGAGCTCTTTCAATTGACTCTCCTTCTTTTACATTAATAATTAGCATATCGTATAAATATTATCTTGTTCTTAATCAGGGCTGCAAATATACATCTTTTTCTGAAAATCAACAGATTTGAGTGGATTTTTTCATTTTGTCTAAGAATTAAGCTTTGATTAACGCTTATTGAGGGTTTACCTCATTAAAATAGTCTCTCAATATTTCAGCTGATGCAACACCAGATGTATCGACTTCAAGAACTAAACCGCTAAATGTATTAGCTTGAAAAGCTGCTATCACGTTCATCAATACTATCTCAAGACCTTCTTCTTGATAGACTTTTTTGTAATCCTTCCCATAGGATTTACACAAACTCTCTAAATCGGTCGTGCTTTTAACTTGAAAATAATCCTCCAAAACACCTGTACTTGAAGGCCCATCGATAATCTTGAAAATTCCTCCACCTCCATTGTTGATCACAATAATCAATACGTTATCAGTATTAAGCGCATTCCACAACGCATTAATGTCGTACTGAAAACTAAGGTCTCCAACTACAACGACATTCATTCTATCATCGTTGTGCGCAAAACCTAAAGCAGTGGAGACTATTCCGTCTATACCACTTACACCTCTGTTGGAGAGATAAAGCACCTCTTTGATCGGGTCAAATAATTGATAGTACCGAACCACACTACTATTACCTTGATGCAGAATAGCCCCATCGGGTATCCATTCATAGATCAACGCATGAGCTTTCAGGTCTGACCACTGCACATTTGAGACAAAATGCTCATGTCTTTCTTTATTTATAAACGACCGTTGAACCCATCTACTCTGGTAGTCTTCGTTTGATTCTAAAGACAAGCTATCAAAGATTGCTCTAAAGAACTTAGTAGGCGTAGTAAAAATCCTTTCTGTCAATGACTCAAAGGTATCTGGAAAAGTTTCCGTATCCGACACATGCCAGTGTTCAAGATTAGGGACAGAACGCAGGTATTTCTTAATTCGCTTACTCACAATCGCTCCTCCAACAGTAATCACTAACTCTGGAAGAAATTGATCTTGGTCTAATGAGGGCAAGCTTCGATCAATACAACTTACAAAATGCCTATGAGATAGATTAGCATTTGTTTCAGTAAGCACTACTAAACGCTTGTCTACCAAAAGTTCTGACAGCAGATATTCCAAGCGCTCGTCTCTACTCATTTGACCAACGAGAACCATTACTCTTTTCTTCTTCAGATACTTATTTACCAAGTCTTCAGACTTCCAAAGTTCGTTTCTTATTTCTGGCTGATTAAATTTATAGCTCAGAACCGCATCCTGTGTTCCGTACAACGGTTCTTCAAATGCCAAATTAAGATGAACAGGACCTCTTTTATGTCCAAAGAGATCACCCACAATCTTTTGAAACGTTTCTATCATTAACTCTTCGGAATCATCTTCATTCAGATGATAGGAGGACAAACAGTAGTTCTGATAAACATTCACCTGATCTATGGACTGTCCTTCGCCATTACCAATCCATTTCTGCGGCCTATCTGCCGTAACAATGAATAATGGAACTTCCTGATGATAAGCTTCTGCGATGGCGGGAGCATAATTTAGAGCGGCTGATCCAGAGGTGCATGAAATAGCAGCTGGAGTTCCTTTTCTGATTCCTATTCCGAGGGCGATAAAGGCTGCGGATCGTTCATCAACAACTGGCAATGAATTTATTCTTGGATCATTTGCGAAAGTAAGTGTGATTGGAGCATTTCTAGATCCAGGCGAAATCACCCAATCAACAATCCCCAAATCAAGACAGCATTTATGTAAGAGCTGTACGCTTTTTTTCTCTGAAATCACAAGTGCGAATTTCTAGTTTTTTTTCAATACTGACAACAACGTTTCAGATTTAATATTTGTTTCTTCCCATTCTTTCTCAGGATTTGATTTTTCGGTAATACCACCACCAACATAGCAGCGTAACTCATCGGCAGTTACCTCTGCGCATCTCAAGTTCACGAATAAAGACAGCTCTTCTCCCTTTTTCCACCCAATAACACCAGCGTAGAATTTTCTACTATGCGGCTCAAACTCTTCAATAAACTGAAGCGCCTCCTTTTTTGGGGTTCCGCAAACCGCTGGGGTTGGGTGTAGCATGTCTGCAACCTTTAAGCTGTTAGCTGAATCAAACTTAAATGTCGTCAATAAATGCTCTAAGTTACCTGCTCTTACAGTTTCTGGCCCATCCATAACAAAGTTCAAATTAACTGACTTCAGTATATCACTAATATTCTCGGAAACAAACGCTTGCTCTGCCAACTCCTTTTTAGTCCATTCAAAAGGGTTAGTCACATCTCTACTCCCAGCCAATGCGTAAACCGTGCATTGTTGACTCAACGAATGAACAAGGACCTCTGGTGTTGCTCCAACCCATGTACCAACTCCTTCTATACTAAAGCAGTAATTAAATGAGTGGTTGTACTTTTTACACAGATTCACAAAAAAATCGGCAAGAGAAAAACCTTTTGGTAAGGAAGCACTCTTCACTCTTGACAAAACCACTTTGCCGTGATGGTATTTACAAAACGCCATGGCCTCAGTAGCCAACTGTTGATACTTATCAAAACTCATAGCATTAACCATGAACGATCCTCGATCAGCTTGATCAACTTCATGAATGTCGATCTGATCTTCTGGTTGGAATAAAAAAAGCTGTTCCTTATTGAAGGTAGAAACAATAAAGCCATCGCTCATCTCTTCGAGGTTATCGATCTCTTTAACTCTACAACTAAAACCTTGCGTTACCGAACTACCTGGATCTTGATAAAAAAAGTACCCCTTCATACTACTTCCTTTCTAGAATCATGATTGTCATCCTAGAATAGGAGATTAATCGTTCACTTTCATCTCTGATCTCTACGTTCCAAATATGTGTAGTCTTTCCTTTATGCAAAAGAGAAGCTGTTCCAACAACACTTCCCTTCATCACCGACCCAACGTGATTTGCATTGATCTCAATACACACTCCATAATGCGTTTTAGTATCTATCATAAGATAAGTACCCACACTTCCCAGCGACTCGGCTAGGGCTACATTAGCTCCTCCATGCAATAAACCCATCGGTTGGAAGGTCCTCTCATCAACAGGCATTGATGCCTTTAGGCTTTTATCCCGAATCTCAGTAAATTCAATTCCCAGAGACTCCATCAATGTTCCCTTATTTATAGCATTCAGCTGTTTTAATGAGATATCTTTTGGTAACATATTCTAGTTTTAGATCAATTTAAACAAAAGTAAACTTCTTAGAACATAAAAAAAAACCCTGACACTTCTTTTGAAGGTCAGGGTTTTAAAATTAAGCAGACTCGATTATTTTGAAATCGTAATTCGTTTAGTAATCGTTCCAGAGTTCGTGTTCACTTGTACAAAGTAAACTCCTCCGGCATGATCAGCTAAGTTAAATTCAACAAGCGTACTCGAGACATTTCCTAAATTTCTCGACTCAACCAATTGACCGATTGCACTGAACAACTTCACGTCAACCTCTTGCTCGATTCCAAAATCCAACTTCAAGTTAAATTGACCATCATTTGGATTTGGGTACAATGATACTCCACTTTCAAGAGAAGCTTGATCTATACCTGAAGTACCCACAAGAATAGTGATCTGATCAGTTTCTGTACAGTTTCCAATCGTACCAGTCAATGTTACCGTATAAGTACCAGCAACGTTATACGTGTGAGACACAAATCCTTGAGTTGAAGACTGTCCGTCTCCGAAGTCCCACGAATAAGATGTCGCACTCGAACCAGCATTATCAAAATTAACCGTTCCGCCAACACCAATTGAAGTAACATCAGAATTCGCTACAACAGTTGGAGATGGATCAACACCTACAGTCACCTGAACTGGTGTACCTGCACATGAACCATTCTGTCCTATAACCGTATAGGTAGTCTGTGATGTTGGACTAACCGTAATCGTAGGCGTAGTTGCACCAGTATTCCATACATAAGATTGAGCTCCTGTTGCCGTAAGCGACTCCGAATTACCAGCACATATAGTTGAGTTATTCGGTATAACGGTTACCGTAGGCTCAGTTTCAACTGTAATCGTTACAGAAGCAGTTTCTGTACAAGAAGAAGCATCAGTAGCCTGAACTGTATAAACTGTAGTCACCGTAGGGGACACCGTATGGGATGCTCCTGTTGGTAAACCTTGGTCCCAAGTATATGAAGCCCCTGTTCCTGCACCACTTGCACTTATATTCACAGAGTTTCCTTCACAGATAGTTTGTCCAGACGCTGGGTTAACAATCAATGAGAATCCACCCGAATTGGTTACAGTTGCACTAGTAGATGTAGTACATCCAGCACCATCCTGAACTACTATTGCGTAAGTACCAGCAGCTAATCCAGGGAAGACAGAAGAAGTCTGATAAGTTGCTCCACCATCGTTACTATACTGAAGCGAACCAGTACCTCCAGTTGCATTTACGATGATCTGTCCATTTGCATCCATACAAGTTTCATCTGATATTGTTGGACTTGTAATCGCTGGACCTGCTCCACCTCCTACGTTTTCTGTAGACGCAGTCGAAACACATCCGTTTGCATCGATAGCCTCAACCGTGTATGAACCTGCTGCCAAACCAGTAAATGTACCAGAAGCTTGAGCAGTTCCTGAGTTTAAGCTATACGTATACGGACCAGAACCTCCTGTAGCAGTTACCGTAATCGAACCGTTACTATTTCCACATGTAGCATCACTAACACTTGCTGTATGAACAACAGCAGTTGGTTCACCAATCGTAACACTTGCGGTTCCCTGACATGATCCTGCATCATTCACATAAATCGTATATGAACCTGCTGCCAAACCAGTGAAAGTTGATGAAGCACCAAAATTAGTTCCGTCTATACTATAAGTATAAGAAGGTGTACCACCAGTTGCAGTAACAGTAGCAGTACCATCAGAAGACCCATTACAAGAAACGTCTGTTCCTGTTGCTGCCACTGCTGGCCCAGCACTATTTGAAAGTGTTACAGAAGTTGTAGCCTGACATCCATTTCCGTCTTCTACAACAATATCATAAGTACCCACAGCTAAACCAGTGAAGGTACTACTAGCTCCAAAGCTACTTCCTCCATCATTTGAGTAAGTGTAGGAACCTGATCCCCCTCCAGCAGTTACAGCTATCTGACCATCAGATGCTCCACATGAGGGATCTGTTGGCGTTGCTGAAACCGTAACTGAACCAGATGTAGCATTTAAAGTAACCGAAGTAGTACCTTGACACCCATTATTATCCTGAACCACAACACTGTAAGTTCCAGGAGCTAAAGAGGTAAAAGTACTTGTCGGCACGAAGTTAGAGCCACCGTCAGTTGAATAACTGTATGGTGTAGCACCACCTGATGCAACGATATCAATTTGCCCATCATTACCCGCACAAGACGGATCTGTTGGTGTTGCAGAAACCGTTAAAGTTCCTGACCCAGCATTTACCGTGACGGTCTGCATCGATTGACAACCATTAGCATCTATAACCAAAATATCGTAAGACCCTTGTGACAATCCGGTGAATGTACCTGAAGGCTGTAAAGTTCCTCCATCAATACTATATTGATAAGGCGTAGCACCACCTGTTGCGTTAGCTGAGATGGAACCATCATTTCCAGCACAAGATGGATCTGTAGGCGTAGCCGTCAAAATTGGTCCGTCTGTTACCGTAACCTGTACACTATCAATGATTTGTCCTTCACAATCTCCATCGAGCACCAGGTAAGCAGTGTAATTACCCGCTGTACCATAAGTAACCGTTGTGTTTTGTGTAGTTGCACTAGTAGGAGTACCTCCAGTAGTGTACCAATTGTACGCTGTAGCATTTGTTGCCGTAGCGGTAAAGTCAATTGGAGAACCTGTACAAGCTGTTGTTGTACTAGCTGAAGCTGAACCAGAAACTGGAGCGTCTGTTATGTGAGCTGTTACGTATAACGAGAAGTTATTACCAGCCCCCCAAGCACTTTCCATATCAATCCATGTACCATCACTCCATTGTTCATAAGCAGAATTAAGTGGCGTAGAAACACTCACCATTTTTGAGACAATACCTAAAGAATCTCCTGCTCCAAGGTTATTAAAGTCCAAGCCGATATAGAAATCATTTCCTCCTACATTCACAGGCGCATCAAAAGGTAAGAAAACTAGTCCTTGTCCTCCTGTTAAAACACTATTCAGATCAGACATTGCGAAAGACGCTTGATCTAAAATTGTACCAGGTAATCCTGTTCCATCATCATCCCAAATTGTCAATTCAACTGTAGATCCATTACCTCCATCTTCAAGTCCATAAATATAGATATCAGATCCTGTAACGTGTGTTCCTGAATATCCAGAGTATTTCTCAGCTTTTGCAAGATCACCGTAACTATTTACTCCAGTAATGAATCCACCACCTGAAGCACCATAGATTGTTAATGTATTCGTATCAACGATATTCAACAACGTATCACACCCAGCAAAAGCAGATGCCACAATAGTTTGCGTACAAGTACTAGAGCCGTTTGCATTTGTAACAGTCAATTCTACTTCATACGTACCAGGGTTAGCGTAAGTCACTGCACCAGGGTTTTGAGAAGTTGAAGTTGCTGGCGATACACCTCCTTGAGAAGTATTATCAAAATTCCAAGACCAAGAAGTCGGGTTTCCAGAAGATCCATCAGAAAAAGTAACTGATCCACCAGCTGTTACCGAAGTAGGACTAGCATTGATGTTACAAGTTGGAGGGTTAGTAGCATTACACGGCTCATAAGCGCCATCTAATGTAGTAACACCTGAACCAATTGGATCTAGCCAAGGCTCTAGTTGTGAGTTATTTGTAGTACCATTAGCCGTCCAGTTCATTGACATTTTACCATAAACATCAGTTGACGTTGGGCTCGAACAGAACGAACTACCTCCAGATAGTTGCCCTACAATTCTTCCCACATTATTAAATATTGGGGAACCTGAAGACCCTCCTTCCGTTACACCATGTCCATTCGCAGTAGCTGCCCATTGAACAATCCAGTGAGAATTTGCTGTACCTCCATTAAAGTTTCCATTTGCTCCGAGCGTACTTGTATAGGTAGAAATTTTCTTAGCTGATCCAGCAGGATGATGTATTCCTACTCCTGATGGCGAAGCTGTTGTCGTTCTATCCCACCCAGCATAAAATGCATTGTATGATGTTGGTGGCTGAGAATTCAGCTCCACTAAGTAAAAATCAGAACCTGCAACCTCATTCGTTCCAGGAGGCTGATTCAATGAGGTACCACTCCCAGAAGAAGCTACTACCGTACCTCCAGTCATTGTATCCGTTCCCTTAGAAGGGTCTGTACCGTTACTACCTGGTGAACAAGTCGTCTTCTGATAATTCCAATACCACACCCAAGAGCTAATATCTGCACCAGCATTTGGTTCACCACAATGCCAAGCGGTCAAAATGTATGGCGTACAATCCTCTGCCGTGTTGTTAATCATGGCAGCAGAACAAACTGCGTAACCGCCACCAGAAGGGAATACATAATGCACCACAGCGTCTCGCTGCTCTTCCCATCCCGTAATCTCTGAACAAGCCACGTCAACCTGACAGTTATCAGCTTTCTCTGTTAACCCGTTCGAGAGTGTGTTTGGATCTTCAAATGGCTTTACAAATTCCTCTACACCTCTGTAGAAATACCCTACTTCTTTAATCTCTATGATCGGAGTTTGTGTCACACCAGCTGGAGCGTAATACTCAAGCGTAATCGTCTCTCCCTGAATCATTTGTGTAGCACGGATGGTATTCTCATAATTGTAGTCACTTGTAAATGCCCCAATAACGTGGTTTTCGTTTTCATTATAAATAAAAACCTTACCACCGTTAGGAATGAAAAAATTATGATAATACAGACCTAAAGCCTTAGCTCCAGGTATATTAATTCTTAATCTCCAAAGACTACCTCCATCCGGAGTTGTCTCCCAAGTTCCTGAATTAACAGCATTATAATTTACTGGATATTTTAATCCTACCCGGTAATTCTGTTTTGAAACATCGTTTATTGCATCTGTCGCAGCGACCGTAACCATATCTGGCCCTGGAAGTTGCTTTAACTGAATCGCACTCTTTGGCTGGGTTGCGTTATTAAAGGTATAAGGTGTTCCACCTTTGCTCAACTGTGCAAATGCAGACGTACCTAATAAAACCCCCAAACCAATTGATAAGATTCTTTTGGTTATCTTTTTCATGGTTCTATTGATTATTTCTGATTGGTTTTCTTTTCTTCGATAACAGCCTCTTCACTTTTATTAGGAAGCGCCTTAAGGTTTTTCATCCTTACAGATTTTACCTCTTTTTTTGCTGGTTTTTTATCTTTGATAATTACCGAGTTCTTTGTCTTTACCTGTTTTTCATTAGTCTCACTCACCTCAGTAGACTGTGCTACCGAAAACGATAAAG
This genomic interval carries:
- a CDS encoding beta strand repeat-containing protein → MKKITKRILSIGLGVLLGTSAFAQLSKGGTPYTFNNATQPKSAIQLKQLPGPDMVTVAATDAINDVSKQNYRVGLKYPVNYNAVNSGTWETTPDGGSLWRLRINIPGAKALGLYYHNFFIPNGGKVFIYNENENHVIGAFTSDYNYENTIRATQMIQGETITLEYYAPAGVTQTPIIEIKEVGYFYRGVEEFVKPFEDPNTLSNGLTEKADNCQVDVACSEITGWEEQRDAVVHYVFPSGGGYAVCSAAMINNTAEDCTPYILTAWHCGEPNAGADISSWVWYWNYQKTTCSPGSNGTDPSKGTDTMTGGTVVASSGSGTSLNQPPGTNEVAGSDFYLVELNSQPPTSYNAFYAGWDRTTTASPSGVGIHHPAGSAKKISTYTSTLGANGNFNGGTANSHWIVQWAATANGHGVTEGGSSGSPIFNNVGRIVGQLSGGSSFCSSPTSTDVYGKMSMNWTANGTTNNSQLEPWLDPIGSGVTTLDGAYEPCNATNPPTCNINASPTSVTAGGSVTFSDGSSGNPTSWSWNFDNTSQGGVSPATSTSQNPGAVTYANPGTYEVELTVTNANGSSTCTQTIVASAFAGCDTLLNIVDTNTLTIYGASGGGFITGVNSYGDLAKAEKYSGYSGTHVTGSDIYIYGLEDGGNGSTVELTIWDDDGTGLPGTILDQASFAMSDLNSVLTGGQGLVFLPFDAPVNVGGNDFYIGLDFNNLGAGDSLGIVSKMVSVSTPLNSAYEQWSDGTWIDMESAWGAGNNFSLYVTAHITDAPVSGSASASTTTACTGSPIDFTATATNATAYNWYTTGGTPTSATTQNTTVTYGTAGNYTAYLVLDGDCEGQIIDSVQVTVTDGPILTATPTDPSCAGNDGSISANATGGATPYQYSIDGGTLQPSGTFTGLSQGSYDILVIDANGCQSMQTVTVNAGSGTLTVSATPTDPSCAGNDGQIDIVASGGATPYSYSTDGGSNFVPTSTFTSLAPGTYSVVVQDNNGCQGTTSVTLNATSGSVTVSATPTDPSCGASDGQIAVTAGGGSGSYTYSNDGGSSFGASSTFTGLAVGTYDIVVEDGNGCQATTSVTLSNSAGPAVAATGTDVSCNGSSDGTATVTATGGTPSYTYSIDGTNFGASSTFTGLAAGSYTIYVNDAGSCQGTASVTIGEPTAVVHTASVSDATCGNSNGSITVTATGGSGPYTYSLNSGTAQASGTFTGLAAGSYTVEAIDANGCVSTASTENVGGGAGPAITSPTISDETCMDANGQIIVNATGGTGSLQYSNDGGATYQTSSVFPGLAAGTYAIVVQDGAGCTTSTSATVTNSGGFSLIVNPASGQTICEGNSVNISASGAGTGASYTWDQGLPTGASHTVSPTVTTVYTVQATDASSCTETASVTITVETEPTVTVIPNNSTICAGNSESLTATGAQSYVWNTGATTPTITVSPTSQTTYTVIGQNGSCAGTPVQVTVGVDPSPTVVANSDVTSIGVGGTVNFDNAGSSATSYSWDFGDGQSSTQGFVSHTYNVAGTYTVTLTGTIGNCTETDQITILVGTSGIDQASLESGVSLYPNPNDGQFNLKLDFGIEQEVDVKLFSAIGQLVESRNLGNVSSTLVEFNLADHAGGVYFVQVNTNSGTITKRITISK
- the menD gene encoding 2-succinyl-5-enolpyruvyl-6-hydroxy-3-cyclohexene-1-carboxylic-acid synthase — its product is MISEKKSVQLLHKCCLDLGIVDWVISPGSRNAPITLTFANDPRINSLPVVDERSAAFIALGIGIRKGTPAAISCTSGSAALNYAPAIAEAYHQEVPLFIVTADRPQKWIGNGEGQSIDQVNVYQNYCLSSYHLNEDDSEELMIETFQKIVGDLFGHKRGPVHLNLAFEEPLYGTQDAVLSYKFNQPEIRNELWKSEDLVNKYLKKKRVMVLVGQMSRDERLEYLLSELLVDKRLVVLTETNANLSHRHFVSCIDRSLPSLDQDQFLPELVITVGGAIVSKRIKKYLRSVPNLEHWHVSDTETFPDTFESLTERIFTTPTKFFRAIFDSLSLESNEDYQSRWVQRSFINKERHEHFVSNVQWSDLKAHALIYEWIPDGAILHQGNSSVVRYYQLFDPIKEVLYLSNRGVSGIDGIVSTALGFAHNDDRMNVVVVGDLSFQYDINALWNALNTDNVLIIVINNGGGGIFKIIDGPSSTGVLEDYFQVKSTTDLESLCKSYGKDYKKVYQEEGLEIVLMNVIAAFQANTFSGLVLEVDTSGVASAEILRDYFNEVNPQ
- the rpsU gene encoding 30S ribosomal protein S21, encoding MLIINVKEGESIERALKKYKKKYDRTKVIRELRSRQQFTKPSVKRRAEVIKAKYIQKKREEEA
- a CDS encoding chorismate-binding protein, with the translated sequence MKGYFFYQDPGSSVTQGFSCRVKEIDNLEEMSDGFIVSTFNKEQLFLFQPEDQIDIHEVDQADRGSFMVNAMSFDKYQQLATEAMAFCKYHHGKVVLSRVKSASLPKGFSLADFFVNLCKKYNHSFNYCFSIEGVGTWVGATPEVLVHSLSQQCTVYALAGSRDVTNPFEWTKKELAEQAFVSENISDILKSVNLNFVMDGPETVRAGNLEHLLTTFKFDSANSLKVADMLHPTPAVCGTPKKEALQFIEEFEPHSRKFYAGVIGWKKGEELSLFVNLRCAEVTADELRCYVGGGITEKSNPEKEWEETNIKSETLLSVLKKN
- a CDS encoding hotdog fold thioesterase, which translates into the protein MLPKDISLKQLNAINKGTLMESLGIEFTEIRDKSLKASMPVDERTFQPMGLLHGGANVALAESLGSVGTYLMIDTKTHYGVCIEINANHVGSVMKGSVVGTASLLHKGKTTHIWNVEIRDESERLISYSRMTIMILERK